The genomic interval tatatattatattggcTAACACAAAATTCCTAAGTAAAACAGACATATAGCATTTTCATATAAATGTTCCTTACACACGATCAAAACATTCAGAAACACTAATAAACATAAGTTAAGTGTTATTCAAAATATACAGTGACTTTCTGTGAGGTCGAACTAATGTGTGATTGTGTAAAATAACGTTTTTTGTTGTCATTATTTATATGAATCAAGCATAATTATCACGAGGGCATAGATATAAAcatgaaaggggccttttcacgtttgggtaaattgacgaaattgaaaaaagttgtttttttctttgtagttatgatatttgtgaggaaacagtaatactgaacattaaccatgctctaaagtagccagtatatgcatcttttggcgatttaaaaaaaaacgaaaattataaagcgtcgcaaagcgaaacgaatttataatttggagagttctgttgttgtcgttacattttgtgaaactacgaggattgcttatataaagtataaaatacatatgtcATTTtttccggaaggatggccgagtggtctaagtgatagacttttTATTCCAcgactccaggggtcattggttcgagccctgctgagggttacctttttttcttttttaaattttatttttgattttttattggagctttttagatccaatgtttatatttatcaatataaagcatttaatgacaaacttcaaaacatgccaaaatctgtgaaaaggcccctttaaatagtaAGTATATACGTAGCTTATTTTACATTGAATATAAAACTGCGCGTTTTTAATAACAGAAAACACACATTTACTACAGTTGTATCAAAATTTACGACATTAAGTTGACATGTATATTAACAACGGGAAAAATGTGAGCGTCTATAAAGCCATGATATATCGGCGCTATCTTGCATAATAACAAGTACATTGTAAAAAAGTGTATCGCAAAGCACTTTGTAAAATAGTGCCGATATCGCAAAGCACTTTGTAAAATAGTGCTGATATCCCACGAATCTCCTCTAAACGATGAATTTTGCCAAGTAATAGACGCCCACATTTTTCCCGGGGGTAATTTCTATTCTCCCACGATCAAATATGGTATATACTAATTCTGTGAAAGCAAATGCTACATTCCGGTTCAGTGTTGCATCTGGTATGTGGAAATCAGTAGTTCGATAGACCAAATGCATGATCACGAATGTCAAAGAAATATGCTGGGTTATTagaattcaacatatttttttttacttaaagctCATCAGCGGTTGAATTTTATCAGTCATTCGAGGCATGAGGTAAATACCAAGAACATTGATTTATAAAATAGATAGCGAGGTATATATGATTGAAATTAAACTCTTCCCACTATATTGATCGCCAATAAAGTGAGATATGGTTCCATCAACACGAATACTGAGTACTGACTACAATATAAAGTACACTATTGTATTTCTTAGTCTTGAGATACATCTTAGATCGTGGCACATAACTGAATGTTTCGGGTTACATGGACAAAGTTCATAGAATCAAAATCTTCTTCGGTCAGAATGTAGACTGGAAGCAATATGACACCCATATTCTTCAGTGTACTTTAAGCACTGGAAAAGAGTCTTATTACAAATACGTTGGCCGCTTCAGGGTGGTGAACAGTTCATATTTCTGCCAATATCATCAAAGGCAGTCGTTATGCAAATGTTTTGACGTATGACAACCTACTATCAATCCTCTTGCATATAACCGAATGATTACTAATTATTAGTAATCCCGAAGGACATGTCCCTTTCAAAtaagttaatttaattaattcataAGGAAGTTGATAATGATATTCTGTAAATGACGCTGAAGTTTTAGGCAATGTGCGGTCATTCGTTTCAAACATGCAAACCTTGAATTTACATAGGTTCTCTTTGAACTTAAATTCAACCTGGAAGATAAAGGTATTGTAAATTGTAAGTAAATTgaattaattgaaaaaataacGTTAACGTGTGCAAACACAACGATGAATTGTAGTGAGTCGAGAAAGCAGGAAGCGGTTATGGTAGCTAGGTCGTGGACAGTGGTAACTAGTTTGGAGGCAACGATAGTTATTCTTTGGGTAGTTGTAGCTAGATTGTAAATAGAATTAGCTAGATTCTGGACAGTGCCGAATGGTCGTGAAGTGTAGGGACGAGGTATTGAGCTTGTTGCTATTAATGATTATACAACAATATATTAATCTTATGTCTGTTAattcttttatgtatgttttacatTTGATTTAAGACACAGAAATTCACGTTTATTCAAGTCTGAACATAAAGTAGTCTATTTCTATTAAATGTAACAAACTGTGCAACTCAAATGCAGTGTAAACACTTGCCGAGAACGTTTCTATTTTGCACTAGTAATCAAATCGACTTCTGGCAATTTGCGAATATGTAAACGCAAAGACGCTTCATTTGCTATTCATTAAATGCAAGATAACATATTACTCGTGTGCGTCTGAAAAAACGAGAGGAATCATTTAGATTAAAGGCAGTTTGTGGAGCAAATAAAACGTATTCCAGTGcataaaatgtaatttatatttataaatcgaAAGATACTTTCGAACGATATTCGTTATATGATTTGCGGTTATCAACTGGGCGAAGTTCAGAGTGCCACCCCGGGAAGGGCACTGACTGGCTTTAGTTGTCATCTTTAAGTGAACCTGGGTCGGTCTTCATAAAGTTTTTAAGAGAAATCTGCAATTATATTTCTTTATGTTTCCATAGAAAGCTTTACGAAAaaacatttcacaattttcataCGGACTTGCATTTAGAATTTCACTTAAGCTGGCTCAGTGGTAAGAATATATTTCGTTGtaagaaaatgcttattataTTGCATATTAACTGGCGCCGCTGCGTTAAAAACTACACTGACCGTTGAAATTgacaacaaaaaaagaaaaaagatggtAATCTGGCGCTTCTATCAATTTCACACACATGGCCAAAGCTCATCTACTGGAAAAAAACGTATAAGAATTGTGTTTTCAAATGTATTATTGGTACAGCTTACATGTTCTAGTAAACAATTCAGACGgttgtattttgttataataatggTTTGTAAATAACATAAAGACGGATTATAACCATGGCATAAgctgattgatttatttttacaatattttttcatCATTGTTATCTTTATACAATACACTGTCGATAGTGTCTAACACATGATATTGCTTTAATTAATTAACTGcaagttcaatatatgtttgCGACAATAGGCACGTAGCGTTTCTACATAAAGCTTGTTATAGTTTTATAGTTATGGCGATTGCGATTGTAATAATGCGCTTGTAATAAACGTGTTGGAATAAATTACTGGAATGAAACCTGTGAGTCtgtattttatatttctttaGAATGCATAATGTTATCGAATAATGCGATTTTTAAATCAGTGTTTTCTTGTACAATGGACTGGCTGAAAAGGTGTTAGTGATATACACGACTGTTAAATCTAATAAGTTGACTCATTGTTCTTTTACTTTTCAAAGGACATTGACGTAGAATTTAAcgggtaatttctttgattttGTTACTTGATAACATAATGTCTATACAACATCGGATGCTTACACCAATTTTTACAATGGAAAGATAGATGAAAATGAACAGATGTATATTTTATGGCGTGTGCAGAtttctacggtggcatagaggtgacattcactcctcttttttttttaaattgcactcctcttttttctttatcgtggcctcgacttagtaactcgagtCCACGACCTACGATCACGTGGctacgagttagctatgtcgtggcctcgaATTACTAAGTCGAGGATACGAGATAGCCAAACGAGGAGTGTACACcttaataaaagaggagtgcaatcaaaaaaagagcggtgcagtaaataacgGAAggatgcattaaacaaaagaggaaagAATTTTACCTATCTCGAGggaacgagttagtcagccaatcaaattttgcgtaacatgtgcaaatattctgtttgtatatagctggtcaaagcgggcttttactgtgatgattacttccctttgtataaagatcaccatgaaCAACCTTATGGAACTGGCAGaattgaaataacaaacaatttgattggctaacTAACTCGTGGCACGAGCTAGAGCTTTTACTTGTTGATACTAGTTACTAGTTAGTAAAGAGTGTGTAAAAAGAAAAGTTGAAGAAGAGTTGTAAAAGTaacttaaattaacaaaatcGGTGAGGAGAAATTCTGACTTATGCTTGACTTATACtactagcagcagcagcagcagcagttgtagtaaCGCACACTTAAACTCCAGTGCCCTTCTCAGACCATTGATACGCATACACAATTGTCTAGAACGGATCTTAGGTTAACATCGCGTGTGGTTTAATTAACAGGTGTTTCAAGAAGCTCATCACTTGTGATTAGATTTGCGTGCAACATTTCAAAACTATCATTTAAATGAATGTCGGTTTATATTACCTGCATACGTACTTTGGCAACGGAATACCAAAAGTCTGGCTTTAAGCATCTTGAATCTTTTAGGGAAAAAACACGTCTGCCCACAAATgcgttttacatttttttttcatttatttaaattatcctTTAGAGCAATTAAATAGCTAGGTCGTTTGTCTGCTCGTAATTTATGTCAAGTATTGCAATTGCAGCTATAGGGATTATATTTTGTCATGCCAGTGCCTAGCACTTGAACTAGGTCACCGACATGCCTATATGATTTTGAAACAACAACTGATCTTAGGTTTACATCGCGTGGGGTGAAATCTTTGGATGTTTCAATAAACAATTATGGAGCAAATGGTTTACGTTAACAGGTCATCACTAGTGTTTACATTTAGTAACATTTCAAAGATAACATTAAGAAGAATATTAGTTTATATTACCTGCATAATTATTTTGGCTCCGAGATTCACATACTCATGCTGTTGGCATAATCTTTTTAGAGAAAGCATGACTGTTTATAAGGAGGATTTTATAGTTTCGTTTAGCGAATTTATCATTAAAAGCGATGAACTAGTTTTGTCGTCTGCCTTCTTGTAATTGATATAGAGTAATACTGCTTATGCAGACGTTTGATGCCAAGTTCGGACTGACCCTTTCAAATACAATGTTAACATGGGCCTTTAGTAAAACTGTTGCATTCGTttctgttaaaaatatttaatgaatgaaATAGTGTTTCAATAATGAGAATATGGATGCGGTATTAGTCAATTTTATGCGCGGCTTGCAATTACATTGAAAATTAATTGAGAATATAATGGACCTGTATCCTGAAAGTGTTTCACTTCTATCGAGTAGTTTAATAACACTCATTTATTGGCActgttaattgttgttttttaatgtcaTCGTTCCAACTTCCTCGGTAATCAAAAcgaaatattatttgaaaaagacaaatgacttgaagtgatattataggcattttttcactgttgaattgggctgaaaataattaacagttcaaaagagttagttaaaatgtggttactgaccaattatctgcaactcatcttggtaccagttgtttatgaaaatatattttatattcgatattttacatgactcacccagtcctctaagccgaaatgatccgtaaaacaaaactgtgtcttGTGTGGTATGGACGAATCTGCACTTATACTAAATTTAGGTccacatcttacatgcatgatcagttgtcaaacgaaagtacggttgatttgcaaatgcattatttttctcttcccgggatattgttttagtatgttgatgctgcattaacaaatataagtgtatataaagtgaaaacaccaaaaataaacaagacacctataaactgttagatgcccataatatcactttaagaacgAAAGTTTCGCATACGGGTTTTATCGGGGTATAAAATTGTTTACCCCAAtggaatttattttatgtttgtagaAAACCACAAAATAAGTAACATACCAATTTTAAATAGAAGAAAGTCTATAGTTATAATGATATTAATGACATTTTAAGGTAACAGACAGGGGGCATTACTTATGTTATAATAACGTGGGACTATCAAATTTAAATGCACTAAATCATATCAAAAGTTACCATACAGGCAAATGTTAATGTTGTGTCATAAAAAAGTTTGAGATATTGTCCGCAAAATTGTGACTTGACGAACAGATAAACACAAAATGACAGACATATGGGCGGACGGACATACAGATAATTGTGATTCTAGTACACACATCCTTTTGCTGATTATTATGAGATAAAACAACTTCATGTTTTATTGTTACATAACtacaacttctgtcacattcatatgaatgctgcatttaGATTGGATAATTTGTTTACGTGaccgtttttttttatatattttccgatgaacccacttcgtatgcaaatttaaacatgaatattcatggcgctactttctggtgataaacaagttgccaaaatgacgttatgttttgcgcgaaacttaatggcgtttTTGTTATTTGTCAATAGCGAAATTACGTTATTtttttttgcgcgaacttcaacgatatacccgtttgacggagacgaaaccgaaactgaaaatagattcatacgctagattaaaaaggacttttatgacccttaccacgatagaatttcagcttaagatcattttgtgttgtaattataagaattaaataacatttttatgcatttcatcggtgtatgaactgtcgggaaaaatacacctaatttatgcataattaggcgtaattttcccgacagttcatacaccgatgaaatgcagaaaaatgctattcaattcttaattaAAATCATCGTCTAGAACGTCTTACAGGAACGCTGAAAATATGTTTACTGGTACAAATGCACTTGAACCATACGCGCGTGTATCCCTATTAAAAAAACGTTTCATACGCGTACTTATACGAATTGTCCGAAAAGCGATCGTACTGATATGCAACTGACCTTGACATTTACCCAGGCGGCGGTCACGGACACGATAGCCATCTGGAGCAGTATGAAGCTCAACCAGAACATGTTGATCAGCACGAACGACAGGTGAATCTTCAGCGTTGTAACCATGGTGTAGAGCGTCAGACAGAACATGGGAATGTTCGCCAGGTACACCGCCGCCAAAAATGGGGCAAAAATGTGGTCGAGAATCTCTACCAAGGAGCACAGCTTTAGATGACGTATGCGGAAATCTTCTAGGCGATCGTGGAAGTGGTCTGCGGCAATAGCGGTGACCAGCTCGTCGTTGAATTTCTTCAGGCGTCTGCCGACGGCGAAACAAAGTGTCACGAACATGGACACCGGAAACATGGAGGCGGACGAGTTCAAAATCGCCAGAAAGCAGATGATGATTTTGCAATAGATCACGTTGCTGTTTTCGAGAGCGTTATTCCAGACCACCTCTAGATAGATACTCTCCAAAGCCGGTACGTAGATCAAAATAAGCGTGAACACGACATTCCCTATTATAAAGAGAAACGACAATGTTATGTACTTCTTCATCATGAACAATGTGACATTACTGAGTTTCACAGAGCCGCAAATGGAATCCCAATCGCTGAAAAAACGCGGGAACCCTTTCTGTTGGTAACAGTTCCACATAAACAATGTCACCTTGAAGGCACACTCGGTGCTCCAGATAGTGAACAACACCCTCTGCACCATGACGGTGTCAAATGGGTCGCCAACTCTGTACAATGCAAACGACCTGACGACGTTGCTCGCGTTCAAAAAGAACACGAAGAGACAGAACATTACAATAGGTTCTATGTGAGCATGACCATTGGCATTCACTGTGCGTCGGAAGTAGAGGCCAAACATGCGCAAACATATAAGCAACGGACGCAGCTGGCGATAGATCTCCGTCTTGGTGTAGTCGCCTGCTCGTTCCTCCATACATGGCTCCATTTCGACGCTTGCTTCGAAACTACCTTGGTCGTTGGTAGTTTCCACAACGCCTGATTTATTATCCGAATGACTATTTTTTATGTCGCACATTTCATGATTTCTATTTATGAACGACATTTTGATTGAGGTTTTAACTATACTGC from Dreissena polymorpha isolate Duluth1 chromosome 1, UMN_Dpol_1.0, whole genome shotgun sequence carries:
- the LOC127847377 gene encoding uncharacterized protein LOC127847377, coding for MSFINRNHEMCDIKNSHSDNKSGVVETTNDQGSFEASVEMEPCMEERAGDYTKTEIYRQLRPLLICLRMFGLYFRRTVNANGHAHIEPIVMFCLFVFFLNASNVVRSFALYRVGDPFDTVMVQRVLFTIWSTECAFKVTLFMWNCYQQKGFPRFFSDWDSICGSVKLSNVTLFMMKKYITLSFLFIIGNVVFTLILIYVPALESIYLEVVWNNALENSNVIYCKIIICFLAILNSSASMFPVSMFVTLCFAVGRRLKKFNDELVTAIAADHFHDRLEDFRIRHLKLCSLVEILDHIFAPFLAAVYLANIPMFCLTLYTMVTTLKIHLSFVLINMFWLSFILLQMAIVSVTAAWVNVKAHSPLQQIYSIRFSTTSNDSQLQMMLFLNHLTGTKVGISAMKLFVVDKPTILTIAGMMVTYFVLLIQFKMPVSSTYTCNVTGRVFMDNATLILSQLVPPK